A genomic region of Herbaspirillum sp. DW155 contains the following coding sequences:
- a CDS encoding nucleobase:cation symporter-2 family protein, whose amino-acid sequence MQAPSHPVDERLPVFKLLALGMQHVLVMYAGAIAVPLIIGGALNLPKSEIAYLISADLFCCGLVTIIQSAGIWKFGIRMPVMMGVTFAAVGPMVAMANNPQLNILHIYGAVIASGVFCILASPYMSKLMRYFPPVVTGTVITVIGVSLMGVGINWAAGGQPVIGKLVDGVFVKMPNPDYGSPLSLSIAAVVLVSILLISKYTRGFLSNISVLMGMVVGFVIALALGKISFDGLQAADWFAFIQPFHYGLPQFDPASIISMCLVMIVTMIESTGMFMALGDIVGRRVDDRTLASGLRVDGLGTVIGGLFNTFPYTSFSQNVGLVGVTGIRSRFVCVAAGVILVAFGLFPKMAHVAASIPQFVLGGAGIVMFGMVAATGIKILSRVDFHGNRNNLFIVAISIGVGMIPIVAPTFFDKMPRLLGTIFHSGILLASAMAVSLNLFFNGRGSDGDVAGYAAAAAQSSDH is encoded by the coding sequence ATGCAAGCCCCCAGCCACCCGGTGGATGAACGCCTCCCCGTCTTCAAGCTCCTTGCACTGGGCATGCAGCACGTCCTGGTGATGTATGCCGGTGCGATTGCGGTGCCCCTCATCATCGGCGGCGCACTGAACCTGCCCAAATCCGAGATCGCCTACCTGATCAGTGCTGACCTGTTCTGCTGCGGCCTGGTCACCATCATCCAGAGCGCAGGGATCTGGAAGTTCGGCATCCGCATGCCCGTCATGATGGGCGTGACCTTTGCCGCCGTGGGACCGATGGTGGCGATGGCCAACAATCCCCAGCTCAACATCCTGCACATCTATGGCGCCGTGATCGCCTCCGGCGTTTTCTGCATCCTGGCTTCGCCTTACATGAGCAAGTTGATGCGCTATTTCCCGCCGGTGGTGACGGGCACCGTCATCACCGTCATCGGCGTCTCGCTCATGGGCGTGGGGATCAACTGGGCCGCGGGCGGACAGCCGGTGATCGGCAAGCTGGTCGATGGGGTCTTCGTCAAGATGCCCAATCCCGACTACGGCTCGCCGCTATCGCTGTCGATTGCGGCCGTGGTGCTGGTATCGATCCTGCTGATCAGCAAGTACACGCGCGGTTTCCTCTCCAACATTTCCGTGTTGATGGGCATGGTGGTGGGCTTCGTCATTGCGTTGGCGCTGGGCAAGATCAGCTTTGACGGACTGCAGGCCGCCGACTGGTTCGCCTTCATCCAGCCCTTCCACTATGGCCTGCCGCAGTTCGACCCGGCCTCCATCATCAGCATGTGCCTGGTGATGATCGTGACCATGATCGAATCGACCGGCATGTTCATGGCCCTGGGCGACATCGTGGGTCGCCGCGTCGACGACCGCACGCTGGCCAGCGGCTTGCGCGTGGATGGCCTGGGCACGGTCATCGGCGGCCTGTTCAACACCTTCCCCTATACCTCCTTCTCGCAGAACGTCGGCCTGGTGGGCGTAACCGGCATTCGCAGCCGCTTCGTCTGCGTGGCGGCCGGGGTGATCCTGGTGGCCTTCGGCCTGTTCCCCAAGATGGCGCACGTGGCCGCCTCGATCCCGCAATTCGTGCTGGGTGGTGCGGGCATCGTGATGTTCGGCATGGTGGCGGCGACCGGCATCAAGATTCTCTCCAGGGTCGATTTCCACGGCAACCGCAACAATCTCTTCATCGTCGCCATCAGCATCGGCGTGGGCATGATCCCCATCGTCGCCCCGACCTTCTTCGACAAGATGCCGCGCCTGCTGGGCACGATCTTCCACAGCGGCATCCTGCTGGCCTCGGCCATGGCGGTGAGCCTGAACCTGTTCTTCAATGGCCGCGGCAGCGACGGCGACGTGGCCGGCTACGCAGCGGCTGCCGCGCAAAGTTCGGACCACTGA
- a CDS encoding catecholate siderophore receptor Fiu: protein MSYIKSRKHAQPAFASTRLSAAVAGALLLPAVGAHAQTSATLPKVEVTATQESDYKADKASSAKYSQPLVDTPQTLTVIKKQLIDQQGATTLTEALRNSPGVGTFYLGENGSTSTGDAIYMRGFDSSSAIFVDNVRDLGSISRDMFNIQQVEVLKGPAGTDNGRGSPTGSINMVTKQAEMTNFFNSSATYGSWNQKRATADWNKVVDEERGIALRLNLMKQDSGVPGRHEVKNDRWGVAPSLAFGLNSPTRVFLNYLHIDQDNVPDGGVPTIGLPGYTSPDAARPYISSAPRVSSSNFYGNVNDYDKVTADMFTARVEHDFSQDVKLQNTTRYAKTSQDYFLTSFMASAASSTRAAGLLTPSATNLSTWTLARNLPTRKDQSNEIITNQTNITADLKSGSLKHTLVGGVEITQEKQHATSFTATGSLPAANLYNPDPNFGSGTYSIRATGYNDGKTDTVSAYLFDTIKFNEQWSINAGIREDHYRTTYYSNAAGTITNLSTSGNLFNWKLAAIYKPTDYSSIYALYATSQQPPGGSNFTLSASANSAANSNYAPQKTKTSELGTKWDLMNKKLAVTAALFHTEVTNEVEQDPTSLQYFQTGKKTVQGIELGVTGDVTSNLSVAAGYTWMDTKVNSGAITTAAGENNLAYTPKQAFTSWATYRLPQGFTVGGGARYVSSLLRGTDSAVGTPKYANSYWVFDGMVGYVVNKNVDLQLNIYNIFDKDYVAAINKSGYRYTPGTPRSVALTANFKF, encoded by the coding sequence ATGAGTTACATCAAGAGCCGCAAGCATGCGCAGCCTGCGTTTGCCTCGACCCGTCTGTCGGCCGCCGTTGCCGGCGCCCTGCTGTTGCCCGCCGTGGGCGCCCACGCCCAGACCAGCGCCACCCTGCCCAAGGTCGAAGTGACCGCCACCCAGGAATCGGACTACAAGGCCGACAAGGCCTCCTCGGCCAAGTACAGCCAGCCGCTGGTCGACACGCCCCAGACCCTGACCGTCATCAAGAAGCAGCTGATCGACCAGCAAGGCGCCACCACGCTGACCGAAGCGCTGCGCAACAGCCCCGGCGTGGGCACCTTCTATCTCGGTGAAAACGGTTCGACCAGCACCGGCGACGCCATCTACATGCGCGGCTTCGACAGCTCCAGCGCGATCTTCGTGGACAACGTGCGCGACCTCGGTTCGATCTCGCGCGACATGTTCAACATCCAGCAAGTGGAAGTCTTGAAGGGCCCGGCCGGCACCGACAACGGACGCGGCTCTCCGACCGGTTCGATCAACATGGTCACCAAGCAGGCCGAGATGACCAACTTCTTCAATTCCTCGGCCACCTATGGCAGCTGGAACCAGAAGCGCGCCACCGCCGACTGGAACAAGGTGGTGGACGAAGAGCGCGGCATCGCCCTGCGCCTGAACCTGATGAAGCAGGACAGCGGCGTCCCCGGCCGCCACGAGGTCAAGAACGACCGCTGGGGCGTGGCGCCCTCGCTGGCGTTCGGCCTGAACAGCCCGACCCGCGTGTTCCTGAACTATCTGCACATCGACCAGGACAACGTACCCGATGGCGGCGTGCCGACCATCGGCCTGCCGGGCTACACCTCGCCGGATGCCGCGCGCCCCTACATCTCGAGCGCGCCGCGCGTGTCCTCCAGCAACTTCTACGGCAACGTGAACGACTACGACAAGGTTACCGCCGACATGTTTACCGCCCGGGTGGAACATGACTTCTCGCAGGACGTGAAGCTGCAGAACACCACCCGCTATGCCAAGACCAGCCAGGATTACTTCCTGACCTCCTTCATGGCCTCGGCCGCCAGCAGCACCCGCGCTGCCGGTCTGCTGACGCCTTCGGCGACCAACCTGTCGACCTGGACCCTGGCGCGCAACCTGCCCACCCGCAAGGACCAGTCCAACGAAATCATCACCAACCAGACCAACATCACGGCCGACCTGAAGAGCGGCAGCCTGAAGCACACGCTGGTGGGCGGCGTCGAGATCACCCAGGAAAAGCAGCACGCAACGTCCTTCACCGCCACCGGCAGCCTGCCGGCGGCCAACCTGTACAACCCGGATCCCAACTTCGGCAGCGGCACCTATTCGATTCGCGCCACCGGCTACAACGACGGCAAGACCGATACCGTCTCGGCCTACCTGTTCGACACCATCAAGTTCAATGAACAATGGTCGATCAATGCCGGCATCCGCGAAGACCACTACCGCACCACGTATTACTCCAACGCGGCCGGTACCATCACCAACCTGTCGACCTCCGGCAACCTGTTCAACTGGAAGCTGGCCGCGATCTACAAGCCGACCGACTACAGCAGCATCTACGCCCTGTACGCCACCTCGCAGCAGCCGCCGGGTGGTAGCAACTTCACCCTGTCGGCCTCGGCCAACAGCGCGGCCAACAGCAACTACGCGCCCCAGAAGACCAAGACCTCCGAGCTGGGCACCAAGTGGGATCTGATGAACAAGAAGCTGGCCGTCACCGCCGCTCTGTTCCATACCGAAGTGACCAACGAAGTCGAGCAGGATCCGACCTCGCTGCAATACTTCCAGACCGGCAAGAAGACCGTGCAGGGCATCGAGCTGGGCGTGACCGGCGACGTGACCAGCAATCTCTCGGTGGCCGCCGGTTATACCTGGATGGACACCAAGGTCAACAGCGGCGCCATCACTACCGCCGCCGGCGAGAACAACCTGGCCTATACGCCCAAGCAGGCCTTCACCTCCTGGGCCACCTATCGCCTGCCGCAGGGCTTCACGGTCGGCGGCGGTGCGCGCTACGTCAGCTCGCTGTTGCGTGGCACCGATAGTGCGGTCGGTACGCCCAAGTACGCCAACAGTTACTGGGTCTTCGATGGCATGGTGGGGTATGTCGTGAACAAGAATGTCGATCTTCAGTTGAACATCTACAATATTTTCGACAAAGACTACGTAGCGGCGATCAACAAGAGCGGCTATCGTTACACTCCCGGCACGCCGCGTTCGGTAGCGCTGACCGCGAACTTCAAGTTCTGA
- a CDS encoding catecholate siderophore receptor Fiu — MSFIKSRKHPCSPPSSLSSHCRLSAAIAGALLLPVLPAQAEPASAALPAVRVDATKELPYKAEQSASPKYNQPLVDTPQTLQILKRPLMEQQGATTLTEVLRNTPGVGTFFLGENGSTSTGDTVYMRGFDASSAIFVDNIRDLGAISRDVFNLQQVEVLKGAAGTDNGRGSPNGAINLVSKQPELADAVSASASYGSFNQKRGTVDWNKVLDSERGLALRLNLMTQNSGVPGRHEVHSRRDGFAPSLAWGLNSPTRVFFNYLHMQQDNRPDGGVVTIGLPGYSSPDPARPFIGTAPRVNPRNFYGHIDDYDRVNADMYTVRVEHDFSSTLKLQNSTRYARTDQDYRLSSFLATGVDSPRFTAGIVTPSASDRSTWLLGRQLVTRRDQSNEIISNQSHLTSKFTTGNLQHTLVGGLELTRERQHALSFTATGSRPYANLYQPDAAFDESRVTISRNGFNLGQTDTASLYALHTIRFNERWSLNLGLREDHYRTDFNSVAATNTSRLSTSGNLLNWKLAGSFKPTADSSIYALVATSQQPPGGANFNLSTSRRSASHPDYAPQKTRTAELGTKWDVLDRKLTLTAALYRTDVSNEIELDAVSNTYFQIGKKRTNGLELGVTGEVARNVSLTAGYSRMDSRVTRGNVATASGENHLAYAPRDSLTSWATWRAAPGFTLGGGLRYSSGLLRGRSGTIGTPTSTGSYWVADAMASYVVNQYLDLQFNVTNLFNKEYVNSINASGYRYLPGAERAFLLTGNLKF; from the coding sequence ATGAGCTTCATCAAAAGCCGCAAGCACCCCTGCTCCCCCCCTTCTTCCCTTTCCTCTCATTGCCGCCTCTCGGCCGCCATTGCCGGCGCCCTGCTGCTGCCGGTCCTGCCCGCGCAGGCCGAGCCTGCCAGCGCGGCATTGCCTGCCGTGCGGGTCGATGCCACCAAGGAATTGCCCTACAAGGCGGAACAATCGGCCTCACCCAAGTACAACCAGCCGCTGGTCGATACCCCGCAAACCCTGCAAATCCTCAAGCGCCCGCTGATGGAACAGCAGGGGGCCACCACCCTGACCGAGGTACTGCGCAACACCCCCGGCGTAGGCACTTTCTTCCTCGGCGAGAACGGCAGCACCAGCACCGGCGACACGGTGTACATGCGCGGCTTTGATGCCTCCAGCGCCATCTTCGTGGACAACATAAGGGACCTCGGCGCCATCTCGCGCGACGTCTTCAACCTGCAGCAGGTGGAAGTCCTGAAAGGCGCAGCCGGTACCGACAACGGACGAGGCTCGCCCAACGGCGCCATCAACCTGGTCAGCAAGCAGCCCGAGCTGGCCGATGCCGTCTCCGCCAGCGCCAGCTACGGCAGCTTCAACCAGAAGCGCGGCACGGTGGACTGGAACAAGGTGCTCGACAGCGAACGCGGCCTGGCGCTGCGTCTGAACCTGATGACGCAGAACAGCGGCGTGCCCGGCCGCCACGAAGTCCACAGCCGCCGCGACGGCTTCGCCCCCTCGCTGGCGTGGGGCCTGAACAGCCCAACCCGCGTCTTCTTCAACTATCTGCACATGCAGCAGGACAACCGTCCCGACGGCGGCGTGGTCACCATCGGGCTGCCCGGCTACAGCTCGCCCGACCCGGCGCGTCCTTTCATCGGCACGGCGCCGCGTGTCAATCCGCGCAATTTCTATGGTCATATCGACGACTACGACAGGGTGAATGCCGACATGTACACCGTGCGGGTCGAACACGATTTCTCGTCCACGCTGAAGCTGCAGAACAGCACCCGCTACGCCCGCACCGACCAGGACTACCGCCTCAGTTCCTTCCTCGCCACGGGCGTGGACAGCCCGCGCTTTACTGCCGGCATCGTCACGCCCTCGGCGTCCGACCGCTCCACCTGGCTGCTGGGGCGGCAACTGGTGACGCGGCGCGACCAGTCCAACGAGATCATCAGCAACCAGAGCCATTTGACCAGCAAGTTCACTACCGGGAACCTGCAGCACACCCTGGTAGGCGGCCTGGAGCTCACGCGCGAGCGGCAGCATGCGCTTTCCTTCACAGCCACCGGTTCGCGCCCTTACGCCAACCTGTACCAGCCCGATGCCGCTTTCGACGAATCCCGGGTCACGATCAGCCGCAACGGTTTCAACCTGGGCCAGACCGATACAGCCTCGCTCTATGCGCTGCACACCATCAGGTTCAACGAGCGCTGGTCGCTCAACCTGGGCCTGCGTGAAGACCACTACCGCACCGACTTCAACAGCGTCGCAGCGACCAACACCAGCCGCCTCTCGACCTCCGGCAACCTGCTGAACTGGAAGCTGGCCGGCAGCTTCAAGCCCACCGCCGACAGCAGCATCTATGCGCTGGTCGCCACATCGCAGCAACCGCCGGGCGGCGCCAACTTCAATCTCAGCACCAGCCGCCGGAGCGCCTCCCATCCCGACTATGCACCGCAGAAGACGCGCACCGCCGAACTGGGCACGAAATGGGACGTGCTGGACCGCAAGCTGACGCTGACCGCCGCGCTCTACCGCACCGACGTCAGCAATGAAATCGAACTCGATGCCGTGAGCAACACCTACTTCCAGATCGGCAAGAAGAGAACGAACGGACTGGAGCTTGGCGTAACCGGAGAGGTCGCGCGCAACGTCTCTCTGACGGCCGGCTACAGCCGCATGGACAGCCGCGTCACCCGTGGCAACGTGGCCACCGCCAGCGGCGAGAACCACCTCGCCTACGCGCCCCGCGACTCCCTCACCTCCTGGGCCACCTGGCGCGCTGCGCCCGGCTTCACACTGGGTGGCGGACTGCGCTACTCCAGCGGACTGCTGCGCGGAAGATCCGGTACCATCGGCACCCCGACCAGCACCGGATCCTATTGGGTGGCCGACGCCATGGCCAGCTACGTGGTCAACCAGTATCTGGACCTGCAGTTCAACGTGACCAACCTGTTCAACAAGGAGTATGTGAATTCCATCAACGCGTCCGGTTACCGCTACCTGCCTGGCGCGGAGCGCGCCTTCCTGCTGACGGGCAACCTCAAGTTCTGA
- a CDS encoding Fe2+-dependent dioxygenase codes for MMLHIPEVLSAEQVRHIRAELDRADWVDGRETVGDQGARVKRNRQLPEHSPLGFALGEIILAALRKNPLFFAAALPKKTMPPLFNSYEGGEHYGLHVDGSVRNLPNAAGSLRTDVSSTLFLCDPDEYDGGELVVVDTYGTHEVKLPAGDLIVYPSTSLHRVEPVTRGARVCSFFWTQSMIRDDWKRSMLFELDRNIFSLRQKLGDSEEVVGLTGHYHNLLRQWADV; via the coding sequence ATGATGCTGCATATCCCCGAGGTCCTCAGCGCCGAACAGGTGCGCCACATCCGCGCCGAGCTGGACCGCGCCGACTGGGTTGACGGCCGCGAAACGGTGGGCGACCAGGGGGCGCGCGTCAAGCGCAACCGGCAGTTGCCGGAGCATTCGCCGCTGGGCTTCGCGCTGGGCGAGATCATCCTGGCGGCCTTGCGCAAGAACCCGCTGTTCTTCGCCGCCGCCCTGCCCAAGAAGACCATGCCGCCGCTCTTCAACAGCTATGAAGGCGGTGAGCACTATGGCCTGCACGTGGACGGCTCGGTGCGCAACCTGCCCAATGCGGCGGGCAGCCTGCGCACCGATGTGTCCTCCACGCTCTTCCTGTGCGACCCGGACGAATACGATGGCGGCGAACTGGTGGTGGTCGATACCTATGGCACCCATGAAGTGAAGCTGCCGGCTGGCGACCTGATCGTCTATCCCTCCACCAGCCTGCACCGGGTCGAACCGGTCACGCGCGGCGCACGCGTGTGCTCCTTCTTCTGGACCCAGAGCATGATCCGCGATGACTGGAAACGCAGCATGCTCTTCGAACTGGACCGCAACATCTTCAGCCTGCGCCAGAAGCTGGGCGACAGCGAGGAAGTGGTCGGGCTGACCGGGCATTATCACAATCTGCTGAGGCAGTGGGCGGACGTTTAA
- a CDS encoding LysR substrate-binding domain-containing protein, with protein MSRLPDHLDIHLIRILYLLLCEKNVSRVALKLNQPQPSISASLRKLRELTGDPLLVRGARGMVPTQHGESLLKPAKRILDETERLFIPKSAFVPQEEERTFHIAAPDYMNTPFFTEVIGRLRRESPRSRIVIHALGPDTDYVRRLSDGELDLVIANWDEPPAHLHLSKLFDDPIVCLMRADCAYARRTARDAMSIDDYLSLPHAAPSQILPGYHGSIDTFLEKQNLHRNVVVESAHFRMLPYMVAQTDLVLTAGQQFARVYEKLLGLKSYAVPIKFPPLRFYQLWHERAHQATEHKWLRAQVSAAARMMA; from the coding sequence ATGTCCAGGCTGCCTGACCATCTCGACATCCACCTCATCCGCATCCTCTATCTCCTGCTCTGCGAGAAGAACGTCTCGCGGGTCGCCCTGAAGCTGAATCAGCCGCAGCCCTCGATCTCGGCCTCGCTGCGCAAGCTGCGCGAACTGACCGGCGACCCGCTGCTGGTGCGCGGGGCGCGCGGCATGGTGCCGACCCAGCACGGCGAAAGCCTGTTGAAACCGGCCAAGCGCATCCTCGACGAGACCGAGCGCCTGTTCATCCCCAAGAGCGCCTTCGTGCCGCAGGAGGAAGAGCGCACCTTCCACATCGCCGCGCCCGACTACATGAACACGCCCTTCTTCACCGAAGTGATCGGCCGCCTGCGGCGCGAGTCGCCGCGCAGCCGCATCGTCATCCACGCGCTGGGGCCGGATACCGATTACGTGCGCCGGCTCTCGGATGGCGAACTGGACCTGGTGATCGCCAACTGGGATGAACCGCCCGCCCACCTGCATCTCTCCAAGCTGTTCGACGATCCCATCGTCTGCCTCATGCGCGCCGACTGCGCCTACGCCAGGCGCACCGCGCGCGATGCCATGAGCATCGACGACTACCTGTCGCTGCCGCACGCGGCGCCCTCGCAGATCCTGCCCGGCTATCACGGCTCCATCGATACCTTCCTCGAAAAGCAGAACCTGCATCGCAACGTGGTCGTGGAATCGGCGCACTTCCGCATGCTGCCCTACATGGTGGCGCAGACCGACCTGGTGCTGACCGCCGGCCAGCAGTTCGCCCGCGTCTACGAAAAACTGCTGGGCCTGAAAAGCTATGCGGTGCCCATCAAGTTCCCGCCGCTGCGCTTCTACCAGCTCTGGCACGAGCGCGCGCACCAGGCCACCGAGCACAAATGGCTGCGCGCCCAGGTCAGCGCGGCGGCCAGGATGATGGCCTAG